From a region of the bacterium genome:
- the ligD gene encoding DNA ligase D — MAKDRVGERKEKLAKYREKRRAGATPEPFGAEGAVRPGLFVVQKHAATSMHYDFRLEIGGVLVSWAVPKGPSLDPDDKRFAAATEDHPMEYGDFEGIIPKGNYGAGAVILWDQGRAVHEIEPEQGLRDGKLLFELHGYKLRGLFTLFRLKSEKEWLMMKKPDAYATGLGAEGMGEQSIVSGLTVEELRDGNPRIVRLTDRLEELGAKRRELRSDRVKVMLAQLRSEPFSRTGWIFELKYDGYRVVGERRMARVGTKPDVHLHYRSGREATLVFPDVVRFLGKLPYNLVLDGEVVVLDDAGKPSFQLLQKRALLTRPADILRAAVPYPATYFVFDLLGFERYDLRGLPLIERKRLLRQVLPPVGPIRYADHIDERGEGMYEQIRRMGLEGIVAKQASSPYRGGRSPKWLKVRAELTGDFVIVGFTRPKSSRPGFGALHLGQFQGNELTYAGRVGTGFDDKLLNELRSQLDRVVRDTPAFTGDPPKAKEHVWVEPELVAEIKYIEYTEVGHLRHPAFVRLRDDKKPIECVRDDLPPQPRESEAVEGPLQDLDEQPSVVVSRPEKVFWPAEGFTKGDLAAYYQAVTPWLLPFLRDRPVVLDRYPDGIDGKSFFQKKAPDFVPDWVVTREIWGDEASGEEARYYLANDERALRYLINLGAIPLHVWHSRLETLQQPDWCVLDLDAKDAPFSSVVTTARAIHDLAEDIGLPSFAKTSGATGAHVLIPLGSNLTYDQSKQLGEVLCKVISQRLPEETSIARLPSQRKSKVYLDFLQNGYGKLIVAPYSVRPRPGAPVSTPLRWSEVNARLDPSRFTIKTVPARLRRMKSDPWAEVLETVPDLPSVLARLAEVTE, encoded by the coding sequence GTGGCGAAGGATCGAGTCGGCGAGCGCAAAGAGAAGCTCGCGAAGTATCGAGAAAAACGCCGGGCGGGAGCCACCCCTGAGCCATTTGGGGCCGAAGGCGCCGTCCGGCCCGGTCTGTTCGTGGTGCAGAAGCACGCCGCGACCAGCATGCACTACGACTTCCGCCTCGAGATCGGCGGTGTGCTGGTTTCGTGGGCCGTACCGAAGGGACCGTCGCTCGACCCAGATGACAAGCGCTTTGCCGCCGCCACCGAAGACCACCCGATGGAGTATGGCGACTTCGAGGGCATCATCCCCAAGGGCAACTACGGCGCCGGAGCGGTCATTCTCTGGGACCAAGGTCGGGCAGTTCACGAGATCGAACCCGAGCAGGGCCTGCGCGACGGCAAGCTACTCTTCGAACTGCACGGCTACAAACTGCGCGGACTCTTCACGCTGTTTCGGCTGAAGAGCGAAAAAGAGTGGCTGATGATGAAGAAGCCGGACGCCTACGCCACCGGACTCGGCGCCGAAGGCATGGGCGAGCAATCGATCGTCTCCGGCCTCACGGTCGAGGAGCTTCGCGACGGCAACCCCCGAATCGTCAGGCTGACTGACCGTCTCGAGGAACTGGGCGCCAAGCGCCGCGAGCTCCGTTCCGATCGCGTCAAGGTCATGCTGGCGCAGCTTCGCTCCGAGCCCTTCTCGAGAACCGGCTGGATCTTCGAGCTCAAATACGACGGCTATCGGGTGGTCGGCGAGCGCCGGATGGCCAGGGTCGGAACCAAACCCGATGTCCACCTCCACTATCGAAGCGGCCGCGAGGCCACCCTGGTCTTCCCCGACGTCGTGCGGTTTCTGGGCAAGCTGCCTTACAACCTGGTCTTGGACGGCGAGGTGGTCGTGCTCGACGACGCCGGCAAGCCCAGCTTTCAACTCCTTCAGAAGCGCGCGCTCCTGACCCGCCCGGCCGACATTCTGCGCGCCGCCGTCCCCTACCCGGCAACCTACTTCGTCTTCGATCTCCTGGGCTTCGAACGCTACGACCTGCGCGGCCTCCCGCTGATCGAGCGCAAGAGACTCCTGAGACAGGTCCTGCCGCCGGTGGGGCCAATCCGCTATGCCGACCATATCGACGAGCGCGGCGAGGGCATGTACGAGCAAATCCGTCGGATGGGTCTCGAGGGTATCGTCGCCAAACAGGCGTCCTCTCCCTATCGCGGCGGCCGGTCGCCGAAGTGGCTCAAGGTGCGCGCGGAACTCACCGGCGATTTCGTGATCGTGGGCTTCACCAGGCCGAAATCGTCGCGCCCCGGCTTCGGCGCCCTTCATCTCGGGCAGTTTCAGGGCAACGAGCTGACCTACGCGGGGCGTGTCGGCACCGGCTTCGACGACAAGTTGTTGAACGAGCTGCGGTCGCAGCTCGACCGCGTCGTCCGGGATACGCCAGCGTTCACGGGAGATCCACCCAAGGCCAAAGAACACGTCTGGGTCGAGCCCGAGCTGGTCGCGGAAATCAAGTACATCGAGTACACCGAGGTCGGCCACCTGCGCCACCCCGCCTTCGTCCGGCTGCGCGACGACAAGAAGCCCATCGAGTGCGTCCGAGACGACCTGCCGCCCCAACCGAGGGAATCGGAGGCGGTCGAAGGGCCACTTCAGGACCTGGACGAGCAACCATCGGTTGTCGTCAGCCGGCCGGAGAAAGTGTTCTGGCCTGCTGAGGGCTTCACCAAGGGCGATCTCGCTGCCTACTATCAGGCCGTAACGCCGTGGCTGTTGCCGTTCTTACGCGACCGTCCCGTGGTGCTCGACCGCTACCCGGACGGCATTGACGGCAAGTCCTTCTTCCAGAAGAAGGCTCCGGACTTTGTTCCCGACTGGGTGGTCACTCGAGAGATCTGGGGCGACGAGGCGAGCGGCGAGGAGGCGCGCTACTACCTGGCCAACGACGAGCGGGCATTGCGCTACCTGATCAACCTGGGCGCGATTCCTCTGCACGTCTGGCACAGCCGGCTCGAGACCCTGCAGCAGCCCGACTGGTGCGTCCTGGACCTCGACGCCAAAGACGCACCGTTTTCGTCCGTCGTCACGACCGCCCGTGCAATCCACGATCTGGCCGAGGATATCGGTCTGCCTTCGTTCGCCAAAACCAGCGGCGCGACCGGTGCGCACGTTCTCATCCCCCTCGGAAGCAACCTCACCTACGACCAGTCCAAGCAGCTGGGGGAGGTTCTCTGCAAGGTGATCTCCCAGCGGCTGCCCGAAGAGACCTCGATCGCTCGCCTGCCTTCTCAGCGCAAGAGCAAGGTCTACCTGGATTTCTTGCAGAACGGCTACGGCAAACTGATCGTGGCGCCTTACAGCGTCAGGCCACGACCGGGCGCGCCGGTCTCGACGCCACTGCGCTGGAGCGAGGTCAACGCCAGACTCGACCCGTCACGGTTCACCATCAAAACGGTCCCGGCTCGGCTCCGGCGCATGAAATCCGATCCGTGGGCGGAGGTTCTCGAGACCGTGCCCGACTTACCGAGCGTGCTGGCGCGGCTGGCGGAGGTGACCGAGTAG
- a CDS encoding DUF4388 domain-containing protein, whose amino-acid sequence MIPKGEQWNEIAGVSGGDLAITSYAVLLAAMARTSRSGVLRLARKPVAKQIIIVDGRPVECRSNLAHETFGRFLRSEDQLSEEEHRSALSDSLSRGVPLGEVLIERGLLSPQEIYKNLQKNLARKLLDGFTWERGEFELVDDRGIADLTVKTNAPQLILTGVLKLTPQAEISAGIVRLRDEPLSLDPHPVFEGAQLRLTGHAERVVQALESQPLGLAELASTVSLANEEVDRIVYALALLGQVLPVGEVAAKKPGLEPSAAKPVAVQRQGRSTSPSEAAATDSVQDQALLLRQTKIVEAYLSFRRKDAFDFLELEEGAAVPEIDQAYLRAAQTYAPWSLEEMGVTDFAEQGELLFLKAAQAYAELRSSESRGALVHRRKVLRDQEADRKKAKFAIETDLLDSEEQFKKGLALAEQGDLAKALELLEFAVDCDPQSALYRAELAYRRDQFESHRYRKQSIRDLKEAIRIEPRCGAAHYYLGLILGDKNDIDEAEKALRKSIKLMAPDRRPIEALRELSGRKKR is encoded by the coding sequence GTGATACCGAAAGGTGAGCAGTGGAACGAGATCGCCGGCGTATCAGGCGGTGATCTGGCCATCACCTCATATGCGGTGCTGCTGGCGGCGATGGCGAGGACGAGCCGCAGCGGAGTCCTGCGGCTTGCGCGCAAGCCGGTCGCGAAGCAGATCATCATCGTCGACGGCCGCCCGGTCGAGTGCCGCTCCAATCTCGCGCACGAGACGTTCGGACGTTTCTTGCGCAGTGAGGACCAGCTCTCGGAGGAAGAACATCGCAGCGCGCTCTCGGACTCGTTGAGTCGGGGAGTTCCGCTGGGAGAGGTGCTGATCGAGCGTGGTCTCCTGTCTCCCCAGGAGATCTACAAGAACCTGCAGAAGAACCTGGCGCGCAAGCTTCTGGATGGCTTTACCTGGGAACGCGGCGAATTCGAGCTGGTCGACGATCGAGGTATCGCAGATCTCACCGTCAAGACCAATGCGCCGCAGCTGATTCTGACCGGAGTGCTGAAACTGACGCCCCAGGCCGAGATCAGCGCCGGTATCGTCAGACTCCGCGATGAGCCGTTGAGCCTCGACCCGCATCCGGTCTTCGAAGGCGCCCAGCTTCGCCTCACGGGCCATGCCGAGCGGGTCGTTCAGGCCCTGGAGTCGCAGCCGCTAGGTCTCGCGGAGCTGGCATCGACCGTCTCGCTGGCCAACGAGGAGGTGGATCGCATCGTCTATGCGCTGGCACTCCTGGGCCAAGTGTTGCCGGTCGGCGAGGTCGCCGCAAAGAAGCCCGGCCTGGAGCCGAGTGCTGCAAAGCCGGTGGCCGTTCAGCGGCAGGGGCGCTCGACCTCGCCTTCCGAAGCCGCAGCGACCGATTCCGTCCAAGACCAGGCTCTGCTTCTCAGGCAGACGAAGATCGTCGAGGCCTACCTGTCGTTTCGGCGCAAGGACGCGTTCGATTTCCTCGAGTTGGAGGAGGGCGCAGCCGTGCCCGAGATCGACCAGGCTTACTTGCGAGCTGCGCAGACCTACGCTCCCTGGTCGCTCGAGGAGATGGGAGTGACCGATTTCGCCGAGCAGGGAGAGCTCCTGTTCTTGAAGGCGGCGCAGGCCTATGCCGAGCTCAGGAGCAGTGAGAGTCGCGGTGCCCTCGTCCATCGCCGGAAGGTACTGCGCGACCAGGAGGCGGATCGCAAGAAGGCGAAGTTCGCGATCGAGACCGATCTGCTCGACTCGGAAGAACAGTTCAAGAAGGGCTTGGCCCTCGCCGAGCAGGGTGATCTCGCCAAGGCCCTCGAGCTGCTCGAGTTCGCCGTCGACTGTGATCCTCAAAGCGCTCTCTACCGCGCTGAGCTTGCCTACCGTAGGGACCAGTTCGAGTCTCATCGCTACCGCAAGCAATCGATACGTGATCTCAAGGAGGCGATTCGAATCGAGCCCCGATGCGGAGCGGCGCACTACTATCTGGGGCTCATTCTCGGCGATAAGAACGACATCGATGAGGCCGAGAAGGCCCTGCGCAAGTCGATCAAGCTGATGGCACCCGATCGCCGCCCGATCGAGGCCTTGCGGGAGCTCTCCGGTCGGAAGAAACGTTAG